In Pseudoalteromonas sp. NC201, a single window of DNA contains:
- a CDS encoding cell division protein FtsQ/DivIB: MRAFLAGLKLIGSRVNWPLFWGLSFFFVVIFTLVRGTYWVSDWLVAHHDAQIKTLKVLGKPHYTNEDDIVAAIKTADLNSFFELDVKAVHKAVKSLPWIATVSVRKQWPDTLQVYVVEHQPVAHWNSDSLLNDDGEVFQASSNKLPQGLPELYGPEGSAEEAWQTFKQFKALLAVNQFTLESLALSERFAWQLWLDNGIRLNLGREDKAKRVQRFIDVYPRMERPEGKVIDVIDLRYDTGLAVSWKEPTEQQEQQNNKSEA, translated from the coding sequence ATGCGAGCATTTTTGGCAGGGTTGAAGCTGATCGGTTCAAGAGTGAACTGGCCCCTTTTTTGGGGACTTAGCTTCTTCTTTGTGGTGATTTTTACATTGGTAAGAGGAACATACTGGGTAAGTGATTGGTTAGTTGCACATCATGATGCGCAAATAAAAACACTCAAAGTGCTCGGTAAACCGCATTATACCAATGAAGATGACATTGTGGCGGCAATTAAAACCGCAGATTTAAATAGTTTTTTTGAGCTTGATGTAAAAGCAGTCCACAAGGCGGTAAAGTCTTTGCCTTGGATTGCGACAGTGTCAGTCAGAAAACAATGGCCGGATACGCTGCAAGTCTATGTAGTGGAACATCAGCCGGTTGCGCATTGGAATAGCGATTCATTACTCAATGATGATGGCGAAGTATTCCAAGCGAGTAGTAACAAATTGCCGCAAGGGCTGCCTGAATTATATGGCCCTGAAGGAAGTGCTGAAGAAGCATGGCAAACATTTAAGCAGTTTAAAGCCTTGTTGGCGGTAAATCAGTTTACGTTGGAAAGTTTAGCGCTTTCAGAACGATTTGCTTGGCAGCTATGGCTGGACAATGGGATCCGCTTAAATTTAGGGCGTGAAGATAAAGCCAAACGAGTACAACGTTTTATCGACGTGTATCCACGTATGGAACGCCCTGAAGGTAAAGTAATCGATGTCATTGATTTACGCTACGACACGGGACTGGCAGTGAGTTGGAAAGAACCTACTGAGCAGCAAGAACAACAAAATAACAAGAGTGAAGCATGA
- the murG gene encoding undecaprenyldiphospho-muramoylpentapeptide beta-N-acetylglucosaminyltransferase, with product MTKRLLVVAGGTGGHIFPGIAVAQFLQAQAWQVSWVGTADRMEADVVPRYGFEIDFIAMKGVRGNGVKRLLTAPFMVLKAILAAKRILQQRKPDVVLAMGGYVTGPVGVAAKLLGIPLVIHEQNAVAGMSNKLLAKIASRVLAGFPGAFNEKLAQVVGNPVRASVAEISDKPVSVPLNLLIVGGSLGAKALNETVPEGLKLLKLQVASIGLNIRHQSGKHNQDDTQQRYESAGINAEVSEFIHDMDAAYAWADLVICRAGALTVSEIAAAGKTAIFVPFPHAVDDHQTANAQFLVSAGAAYILQQTALTPETLATTLQPLVIEPQKIATMAAKARQCGKSEATAKVAQICTELSN from the coding sequence ATGACAAAACGTCTTCTAGTGGTCGCGGGCGGTACAGGTGGACATATTTTTCCAGGTATTGCAGTGGCACAATTTTTACAGGCGCAGGCTTGGCAAGTGAGCTGGGTTGGCACTGCGGACCGAATGGAAGCCGATGTGGTGCCGCGTTACGGTTTTGAAATTGATTTTATTGCCATGAAAGGCGTCCGTGGTAACGGGGTCAAACGATTACTAACCGCACCATTTATGGTTTTAAAAGCGATACTTGCAGCAAAGCGTATTTTACAACAGCGCAAACCTGATGTGGTGTTAGCCATGGGCGGTTATGTAACTGGCCCTGTAGGTGTTGCTGCGAAACTGCTTGGGATCCCTTTGGTGATCCATGAGCAAAATGCGGTTGCGGGTATGAGCAATAAGTTGCTGGCGAAAATTGCAAGTCGCGTATTAGCGGGTTTTCCCGGCGCATTCAATGAAAAGCTCGCTCAGGTTGTGGGGAATCCGGTACGTGCAAGTGTTGCTGAGATTAGCGATAAACCCGTTTCAGTGCCGTTAAATCTATTAATTGTCGGTGGTTCATTGGGAGCAAAAGCACTGAATGAAACCGTGCCAGAAGGACTCAAGTTACTAAAGCTACAGGTGGCCAGTATCGGATTAAATATTCGCCATCAAAGCGGTAAACATAACCAAGACGATACACAACAACGATATGAAAGTGCAGGCATTAATGCTGAGGTCAGCGAGTTCATTCATGATATGGATGCCGCATACGCTTGGGCTGACTTGGTTATTTGCCGTGCCGGTGCGCTTACCGTGAGTGAAATAGCCGCAGCTGGGAAAACGGCGATTTTTGTGCCTTTCCCACATGCCGTTGACGATCACCAGACGGCTAACGCGCAATTTTTAGTGTCGGCTGGGGCTGCTTATATATTACAGCAAACTGCACTGACGCCAGAAACGCTAGCAACGACACTGCAGCCACTTGTTATTGAGCCGCAAAAAATTGCGACCATGGCAGCAAAAGCGAGACAATGCGGTAAGTCGGAGGCAACAGCGAAAGTTGCCCAAATTTGTACAGAATTATCGAACTAG
- a CDS encoding DUF721 domain-containing protein: MAKNRYNPKPLDEVMGGWSDKLNQYGQKSAQAAQLQSCLEETLGPILSKKCRVAHYKEGTLTIEAASATLATRLNFLKMDILSAFRKVGLHDCALVKITTNPEAQQRLTNKVESQSSTYQANRSMSQATGEHLLALAQSAPPSLKAKLERLAKHANTTQKK, translated from the coding sequence TTGGCTAAAAATCGCTACAATCCAAAGCCGCTTGATGAAGTGATGGGTGGGTGGTCAGATAAACTCAATCAATATGGCCAAAAAAGCGCCCAAGCGGCACAGTTACAGAGCTGCTTGGAAGAGACTCTAGGCCCTATCCTGAGTAAGAAATGCCGTGTCGCTCACTACAAAGAAGGGACACTAACAATAGAAGCTGCTTCAGCAACGCTTGCTACTCGGTTAAACTTTTTGAAAATGGATATTCTCAGTGCATTTAGAAAAGTTGGATTACATGACTGTGCATTGGTTAAAATTACCACCAATCCAGAAGCTCAGCAGCGTCTCACCAACAAGGTGGAATCCCAATCTTCGACCTATCAAGCCAATCGCAGTATGAGCCAAGCCACTGGCGAGCATTTGCTAGCGCTGGCGCAGTCCGCTCCACCATCGCTTAAGGCGAAACTAGAAAGACTCGCTAAACACGCAAACACAACGCAAAAAAAATGA
- a CDS encoding D-alanine--D-alanine ligase, translating into MSSQFGKVAVLLGGSSAEREVSLKSGNAVLNAFVNQGIDAIAFDPAERNLWQLKDLGVDRVFIALHGRGGEDGTIQGALEFMGIPYTGSGVLGSALAMDKVRCKHLFQSAKLSTAPYAVVSKETGFDAKALIAEFGKVMVKPSHEGSSIGMAQADSEENLTAALNNAFKFDDQVLVEQWITGREFTVSMLAKEALPVIEMRTPRGFYDYEAKYQVNSTEYYCPADISAAHTEQLQVMAKHAFELVGATGWGRVDAMQDEQGHFYLLEVNTVPGMTEKSLVPMAAKATGVSFEQLVVRILEQTL; encoded by the coding sequence ATGAGTAGTCAGTTTGGAAAAGTAGCCGTATTACTTGGCGGTAGTTCAGCAGAGCGAGAGGTGTCGCTAAAGTCTGGTAATGCAGTGCTAAATGCCTTCGTTAATCAAGGTATAGATGCGATTGCTTTTGATCCAGCAGAACGTAATTTATGGCAACTTAAAGACCTAGGTGTGGATCGCGTATTCATTGCACTGCATGGCCGTGGCGGTGAAGATGGTACTATTCAAGGTGCGCTTGAGTTTATGGGAATACCATATACAGGAAGCGGTGTACTTGGTAGTGCGCTTGCGATGGATAAAGTCCGCTGTAAGCATCTATTTCAGTCTGCCAAGTTAAGTACGGCACCTTATGCTGTCGTAAGCAAAGAGACGGGTTTTGATGCTAAGGCGCTAATCGCTGAGTTTGGCAAAGTCATGGTAAAGCCAAGTCACGAAGGCTCAAGCATAGGTATGGCTCAGGCAGACAGCGAAGAAAACCTGACTGCGGCATTAAATAATGCCTTTAAGTTTGACGATCAAGTTCTCGTTGAACAATGGATCACTGGACGCGAGTTTACCGTGTCTATGCTCGCTAAAGAGGCATTGCCTGTTATTGAAATGCGTACGCCTCGTGGTTTTTACGATTATGAAGCGAAATACCAAGTCAACAGTACCGAGTATTATTGTCCGGCGGATATTAGCGCTGCACACACTGAGCAATTACAAGTGATGGCAAAGCACGCTTTTGAATTGGTTGGTGCCACTGGTTGGGGACGTGTTGACGCCATGCAAGATGAGCAAGGTCATTTCTATCTACTCGAGGTAAATACTGTACCTGGTATGACTGAAAAGTCGTTGGTGCCGATGGCAGCAAAAGCAACGGGTGTAAGTTTTGAACAATTAGTTGTTCGCATTTTGGAGCAAACGCTTTAA
- the murC gene encoding UDP-N-acetylmuramate--L-alanine ligase, whose protein sequence is MEASSRRAMRRINTIHFIGIGGAGMGGIAEVLAFEGYRITGSDIAKSTMTERLTNMGAKIFIGHQAENVKMADVVVVSSAINDQNPEIQAAKANRTPIVRRAEMLAELMRFRHGIAVAGTHGKTTTTSLIASIFARAELDPTFIIGGLLNSAGSNAKVGSSEYLIAEADESDASFLHLQPMVSVVTNIEEDHMDTYEGDFEKMKDTYIEFIHNLPFYGLAVVCIDSPVVRELLPRFARPTITYGEANDADYQLLDFKQTQSESHFKVRTKDGELLEVKLNMPGKHNALNALASIAVAKDHNIENEAIYQALANFEGVGRRFQHYGSFNNEVGEVMLVDDYGHHPSEVAMTIKAAKSGWPDKRLVMIYQPHRYSRTRDLYEDFVKVLCDVDKLLLLDVYSAGEAPIVGADSKSLCRSLRQRGVEPIHISDHGELAKVLASTMEDGDLVLTQGAGNIGQIVKQLAATGLSIAQLKQSEL, encoded by the coding sequence ATGGAAGCTTCAAGCAGAAGAGCAATGCGACGTATCAACACCATCCACTTTATCGGGATTGGTGGTGCTGGTATGGGTGGGATTGCAGAAGTGCTGGCCTTTGAAGGTTACCGAATTACAGGCTCAGATATCGCCAAAAGTACGATGACAGAGCGGTTAACAAATATGGGCGCCAAGATCTTTATCGGCCACCAAGCTGAAAATGTAAAAATGGCCGATGTGGTTGTGGTATCGAGTGCAATCAACGACCAAAACCCAGAGATCCAAGCGGCGAAGGCAAACCGTACGCCAATCGTTCGTCGCGCCGAAATGCTCGCCGAGTTGATGCGCTTTCGTCACGGGATTGCGGTAGCTGGAACACATGGTAAGACCACAACGACGAGCCTGATTGCGAGTATTTTTGCGCGGGCTGAGCTGGATCCAACCTTTATTATCGGTGGCTTGCTCAATAGTGCTGGTAGTAATGCCAAAGTGGGCAGCAGTGAATACCTTATCGCAGAAGCGGATGAGAGTGATGCATCGTTTTTGCATTTGCAGCCGATGGTGTCGGTGGTAACAAATATCGAAGAAGACCACATGGATACTTACGAGGGTGACTTCGAAAAAATGAAAGACACCTACATCGAGTTTATCCATAACTTACCATTTTATGGTCTGGCGGTGGTGTGTATCGATTCGCCAGTCGTGAGAGAATTATTGCCACGCTTTGCAAGGCCGACAATCACGTATGGTGAGGCTAACGATGCGGATTATCAGTTATTGGACTTCAAGCAAACACAAAGTGAATCACACTTTAAAGTCAGAACCAAAGACGGTGAGTTACTTGAAGTGAAGCTAAATATGCCAGGTAAGCACAACGCATTGAATGCGCTGGCATCTATTGCGGTTGCAAAAGATCACAATATTGAAAACGAAGCGATTTATCAGGCGCTAGCCAATTTTGAAGGTGTAGGACGTCGCTTCCAGCATTACGGCTCATTCAATAATGAAGTGGGTGAGGTGATGCTGGTTGATGATTATGGTCACCATCCGTCTGAAGTTGCGATGACGATAAAAGCCGCTAAGTCTGGTTGGCCTGATAAGCGTTTGGTTATGATTTATCAGCCACATCGCTATAGTCGAACACGCGATTTATATGAAGATTTCGTAAAAGTGCTTTGCGATGTTGATAAACTACTGCTGTTAGATGTATATAGTGCCGGTGAAGCGCCTATCGTTGGTGCGGATAGTAAAAGTTTGTGCCGTAGTCTCCGTCAACGTGGCGTTGAGCCGATCCATATCAGTGACCATGGTGAATTGGCGAAAGTGTTGGCAAGCACCATGGAAGATGGTGATTTAGTGTTGACGCAAGGGGCCGGCAATATAGGTCAAATCGTGAAGCAGTTAGCCGCCACCGGGCTATCGATAGCGCAGTTAAAACAGAGTGAATTATGA
- the lpxC gene encoding UDP-3-O-acyl-N-acetylglucosamine deacetylase, giving the protein MIKQRTIAQVVKATGVGLHKGEKVTITLRPAGVNTGVVFRRVDLDPVVDFETTPEAVGDTQLCTCLTNKDGVRLSTTEHLIAAVAALGIDNLIVELDSAEVPIMDGSALPFIYLIQKGGIEEQNAAKRFIRIKEKVRVEDGDKWAEIEPYDGFHIDFEIDFNHPAINASRQRIGLDITAQSFTEEISRARTFGFMRDIEYMHANNLALGGSMDNAVVLDQFKVLNPDGLRYADEFVKHKILDCVGDMFMAGHNILGKISCYKSGHGLNNMLLREIMATESAWEWATFEEPVSMPAPGMEAGINTATA; this is encoded by the coding sequence ATGATTAAACAACGTACGATTGCACAAGTCGTTAAAGCCACAGGTGTAGGTTTACACAAAGGTGAAAAGGTCACGATCACTCTCCGACCAGCTGGTGTGAATACAGGTGTTGTATTTCGCCGCGTTGATCTAGACCCTGTTGTTGATTTTGAAACAACACCGGAAGCTGTGGGCGACACGCAACTGTGTACGTGTTTAACAAATAAAGACGGCGTTCGCTTGTCTACTACCGAGCATTTGATTGCCGCGGTAGCTGCGCTTGGGATTGATAACCTCATCGTAGAGTTAGACAGCGCCGAAGTGCCTATTATGGATGGCAGTGCATTGCCATTCATCTACTTAATTCAAAAAGGCGGTATTGAAGAGCAAAACGCTGCCAAGCGCTTTATTCGCATCAAAGAAAAAGTGCGTGTTGAAGATGGCGACAAGTGGGCTGAAATTGAGCCTTACGATGGTTTCCACATCGACTTTGAAATCGACTTCAATCACCCTGCGATCAATGCTAGCCGCCAACGTATTGGATTAGACATTACCGCTCAAAGCTTTACGGAAGAGATCAGTCGTGCTCGTACTTTTGGTTTTATGCGTGATATCGAATACATGCATGCAAACAACCTAGCCTTAGGTGGCAGCATGGATAATGCGGTTGTTTTAGACCAGTTTAAAGTATTAAATCCTGATGGCCTGCGCTATGCGGATGAGTTTGTTAAACACAAGATCTTAGACTGTGTGGGTGATATGTTTATGGCAGGTCACAACATTTTAGGTAAGATCTCATGCTATAAATCAGGCCACGGCCTAAACAATATGTTGCTTCGTGAAATCATGGCAACTGAGTCAGCGTGGGAGTGGGCAACGTTCGAAGAGCCAGTCAGTATGCCAGCGCCAGGAATGGAAGCGGGTATCAATACCGCAACGGCATAA
- the ftsA gene encoding cell division protein FtsA has protein sequence MTKSAERNLVIGLDVGTSKVVATVGEITVDNQLSIVGVGRQESHGMDKGGVNDLDLVSESIKRAVDEAELMADCRISSVYLGISGKHIQCQNESGVVAINNAEVTDDDIANVIHIARSVPMSAERKMLHSLPQEYSIDMQEGIKNPLGMSGVRMEAKAHIITCSNDMAKNIEKCVERCGLQVDQLTFNALASCYSVLTEDEKELGVAVLDIGGGTMDIAIYVNGALRHTAVIPVAGNQVTGDIAKIFRTPISHAESLKVQYAFASSQMASSEETIEVPSVGGRPARVMSRHTLSEVVEPRFRELFELAQEELRRSGFEDQIAAGLVITGGSAKMQGAQEVAEDIFQMPVRIGKPIGIKGLTDYVDDPAYATAVGLLQYGRSLQSMNAQKSKVDAEGSWWNRVTKWFQGEF, from the coding sequence ATGACAAAGTCGGCAGAAAGAAACTTAGTGATTGGATTAGATGTTGGCACATCAAAGGTCGTCGCCACAGTTGGGGAGATCACTGTGGACAATCAACTTAGTATTGTCGGTGTCGGACGCCAAGAGTCTCACGGCATGGATAAGGGCGGGGTAAACGATTTAGACCTCGTTTCTGAGTCTATTAAACGCGCTGTAGATGAAGCAGAGCTAATGGCCGATTGCAGAATAAGCTCGGTTTATTTGGGGATCTCAGGCAAACATATTCAGTGTCAAAACGAAAGTGGCGTGGTGGCAATAAACAATGCTGAAGTCACAGACGATGATATTGCCAATGTTATTCACATTGCACGTTCTGTGCCTATGTCTGCCGAACGCAAAATGCTGCACTCATTGCCGCAAGAATATAGCATCGACATGCAAGAGGGGATCAAAAACCCTCTGGGTATGAGTGGCGTAAGGATGGAAGCGAAAGCACATATCATTACGTGTTCGAATGACATGGCAAAGAATATTGAAAAGTGTGTTGAACGCTGTGGTTTACAGGTAGACCAATTAACGTTTAACGCCTTGGCGTCATGTTACTCAGTGTTGACTGAAGATGAAAAAGAGCTAGGTGTTGCGGTATTAGATATCGGTGGTGGCACCATGGATATTGCGATTTATGTGAATGGAGCGTTGCGTCATACTGCCGTGATCCCAGTTGCGGGCAATCAGGTCACAGGCGATATAGCAAAAATATTTAGAACACCTATTTCGCATGCCGAGTCTCTGAAAGTACAATATGCCTTCGCGTCGAGCCAAATGGCATCAAGTGAAGAAACCATCGAAGTACCAAGTGTTGGTGGGCGTCCTGCTCGGGTAATGTCTCGTCATACTTTGTCTGAAGTGGTAGAGCCAAGATTTAGAGAACTGTTTGAGCTTGCACAAGAAGAATTACGTCGCTCAGGTTTTGAAGATCAAATTGCGGCAGGTCTTGTTATCACAGGCGGTAGCGCCAAGATGCAAGGTGCACAAGAAGTCGCAGAAGATATATTCCAAATGCCAGTAAGAATAGGGAAACCAATTGGCATTAAGGGATTAACAGATTATGTGGATGACCCTGCATATGCAACGGCGGTAGGTTTGTTACAATACGGCCGTTCACTACAATCGATGAATGCACAGAAGTCGAAAGTAGATGCAGAGGGGAGTTGGTGGAACCGTGTTACAAAATGGTTCCAAGGCGAGTTTTAA
- the ftsZ gene encoding cell division protein FtsZ has translation MFDIMEQHSEEAVIKVIGVGGGGGNAVEHMVNQEIEGVRFIVANTDAQALRRSSADITVQLGTQITSGLGAGANPEVGRSAAEEDLETIKSSLEGADMVFIAAGMGGGTGTGAAPVVARAAKELGILTVAVVTRPFDLEGKKRMAAAEQGIAELSEIVDSLITIPNNKLLKVLGKGTTLLDAFAKANDVLYGAVQGIAELITRSGLINVDFADVRTVMSAMGTAMMGTASATGPDRAQEAAEAAISSPLLEDVDLTGAKGILVNITAGMDITIEEFEVVGNHVKALASENATVVVGAVIDPEMSEELRVTVVATGLGGDRRPQFGIVDNSFRQASGSDAVGGTQTSSQTSMYVPSFTQPQTSAAEPEQPTEAPAPQVQEQKPQQASSSASAKGNDSKEKGDYFDIPAFLRKQSD, from the coding sequence ATGTTTGATATTATGGAACAGCACAGCGAAGAAGCTGTCATTAAAGTCATCGGTGTCGGTGGCGGCGGCGGTAACGCCGTAGAGCACATGGTAAACCAAGAAATTGAAGGCGTACGTTTTATCGTAGCGAATACTGACGCACAAGCGTTACGCCGTTCGTCTGCGGATATTACCGTACAGCTGGGTACTCAGATTACCTCAGGTCTTGGAGCTGGCGCAAACCCAGAAGTGGGCCGCAGCGCAGCAGAAGAAGATCTAGAAACCATCAAGAGCAGCCTTGAAGGCGCAGACATGGTATTTATCGCAGCCGGTATGGGCGGCGGTACAGGTACCGGTGCCGCACCTGTTGTTGCACGCGCAGCAAAAGAACTAGGTATTTTGACTGTGGCTGTAGTAACGCGTCCTTTCGATCTCGAGGGTAAAAAGCGCATGGCTGCGGCTGAGCAAGGTATTGCTGAGTTGTCAGAAATTGTAGATTCACTTATTACAATTCCAAACAACAAATTGCTTAAAGTTCTTGGTAAAGGGACTACACTGCTAGATGCCTTCGCAAAAGCAAATGACGTGCTTTATGGCGCGGTACAAGGTATTGCAGAGTTGATCACACGTTCAGGTCTAATCAACGTTGACTTTGCGGATGTGAGAACTGTAATGTCAGCAATGGGTACTGCAATGATGGGGACGGCTTCGGCAACAGGTCCTGATCGTGCACAAGAAGCAGCGGAAGCCGCGATTTCTAGCCCGCTTTTAGAAGATGTTGATCTAACTGGCGCGAAAGGCATTTTGGTGAATATCACTGCTGGCATGGACATTACTATCGAAGAATTTGAGGTCGTTGGTAACCATGTTAAAGCGTTAGCGTCTGAGAACGCGACAGTGGTAGTGGGTGCTGTTATTGACCCTGAAATGAGCGAAGAGCTTAGAGTGACCGTGGTTGCTACAGGCTTAGGTGGTGACCGTCGTCCGCAATTTGGTATTGTAGACAATAGCTTTAGACAAGCCTCAGGCTCAGATGCGGTAGGTGGCACACAAACTAGCTCACAAACGAGCATGTATGTGCCAAGCTTTACACAGCCACAAACGTCAGCGGCAGAACCGGAGCAACCAACTGAAGCGCCAGCACCACAAGTGCAAGAACAGAAGCCACAACAAGCTTCTAGTTCAGCAAGCGCAAAAGGCAACGACAGTAAAGAAAAAGGTGACTACTTCGATATTCCGGCTTTTTTACGTAAGCAGTCAGACTAA